The Clostridioides sp. ES-S-0010-02 genome window below encodes:
- a CDS encoding EAL domain-containing protein yields MKLKTYQLILIVCMIFLSFPIKINSASDRVPVKVGYYDDGDYMSRNENGEYIGFNFEYLQEITKYTNWKYEIVDCKSWENALEMLKSGEIDVLPSVYYTKERTKEMLFPTLPMCNIYTTLNVKVDDTRYDYEDFDSFQDMKVGVISNSKDAENFKEYCKTNDFEVKIISYKETDDLLRDLKNGNLDGVAITHLGRTSTFKSVAQFSPEPLYTVVSNKKLDLLSQLNSALNTLTLRNSSYETKLYNKYFSISTAQKPVFTKDEQEYIQQSGEISAVYDSTKIPLEYGDSKTGEFSGVVADLFKEITNNTGLKFRFVSAKSYSEALQVSKDSRISIVCGMENDYINNQKNNIRTTQYYLRAPVVLVSGEKENEIKKVAAVNGSLIGQNITEDGKLDRTIEYYNSPKECFEAVLKDKVDAVYVNTYIADYLLSNPRYEKFSVSTLTNYAEEISIGISDSADSRLFSILDKCIQYMSTEQMDRIILKNTIIQYDITWQDIIHQHPMAIIGGVIIVSAIIIILLSFLLLLKSKNNKRIESLLYRDSLTGIWNLNKFCKEAIKSLRSAESGSYVIVYLDIKQFRMINDTLGFSEGDEILCALAKALQDSVSFEESCARVSADQFVMLLKYDSWECLEERLFKIDNQLNGWVEKMRKTYQLILVFGVYMVDEVEKHDISLMLDLANYARRNTEITHKSCVVLYDMTMREEGLHQRNLTDRMQIALEHGEFVPYFQPKVDMNTNKLVGSEALVRWNYPHKGIISPAKFIPYFEKNGFVVEIDFYIYEEVCKMLKRWMDLGLNISPVSCNFSRIHFNNESFSEKLIEIADSYKIPHKYLEIEVTESIFVENLNQILSHFNQLRESEFPISIDDFGSGYSSLGLLQQFSVDIIKLDRTFIQKGMHGSREQAVVRGVVNMAKELNMKVICEGVESIEQVRILKKIGCYLAQGYFYAKPMPQDDFEQLLKNPVLKIKSNV; encoded by the coding sequence TTGAAGTTAAAAACCTATCAATTGATTCTGATTGTTTGTATGATTTTTCTTTCTTTTCCAATAAAAATTAACTCTGCTTCAGATAGGGTTCCAGTTAAAGTCGGGTATTATGATGATGGCGATTATATGAGTCGAAATGAAAATGGAGAGTATATAGGATTTAATTTTGAATACTTACAAGAAATTACTAAGTACACTAACTGGAAATATGAAATAGTAGATTGTAAAAGTTGGGAAAATGCTCTTGAAATGTTAAAATCAGGTGAGATAGATGTTCTTCCTAGCGTCTATTATACAAAAGAACGTACAAAAGAAATGCTTTTTCCAACACTACCAATGTGTAATATCTATACAACTTTAAATGTAAAAGTGGATGATACTCGTTATGATTATGAGGATTTTGATTCATTTCAGGATATGAAAGTAGGTGTTATTAGTAATAGTAAGGATGCTGAAAACTTTAAAGAATATTGTAAAACAAATGATTTTGAAGTTAAAATTATATCTTATAAAGAAACAGATGATTTATTAAGAGATTTAAAAAATGGAAATCTTGATGGTGTTGCTATAACACATCTTGGTCGGACTAGTACATTTAAAAGTGTAGCACAATTTTCTCCAGAGCCACTCTATACTGTGGTTTCAAATAAAAAACTGGATTTATTATCTCAACTGAATTCTGCTTTGAATACATTGACACTTAGGAATTCAAGTTATGAAACAAAATTATATAATAAATATTTTTCTATAAGTACTGCTCAGAAGCCAGTATTTACAAAAGATGAGCAAGAATATATACAACAATCTGGTGAAATTTCAGCTGTTTATGATTCTACAAAGATACCACTAGAATATGGTGATTCAAAAACAGGTGAGTTTTCTGGTGTGGTTGCTGATTTATTTAAGGAAATTACAAATAACACTGGTTTAAAATTTAGATTTGTTTCTGCAAAAAGTTATAGTGAAGCACTTCAAGTATCAAAAGATTCTAGAATATCTATAGTTTGTGGTATGGAAAACGATTATATTAACAACCAAAAAAACAATATAAGAACAACGCAGTATTATTTACGTGCTCCAGTAGTTTTAGTTAGTGGAGAAAAAGAAAATGAAATTAAAAAAGTGGCAGCTGTAAATGGTTCTTTAATTGGACAAAATATTACTGAAGATGGGAAACTAGATAGAACTATAGAGTATTATAATTCTCCAAAAGAATGTTTTGAGGCTGTATTAAAGGATAAAGTGGATGCTGTTTATGTAAATACATATATTGCAGATTATCTATTGTCCAATCCTCGTTATGAAAAATTTTCTGTTTCGACCTTGACAAACTATGCAGAAGAAATAAGTATTGGTATTTCTGATTCTGCAGATTCGAGGTTATTTTCTATACTAGATAAATGTATTCAATATATGTCAACAGAACAAATGGACAGAATAATTTTAAAAAATACGATAATTCAATATGATATAACTTGGCAAGATATTATCCACCAGCATCCAATGGCAATTATTGGAGGCGTTATTATAGTATCAGCTATTATTATTATACTTTTGAGTTTTCTACTTTTATTAAAGTCAAAAAATAATAAACGTATTGAGAGTTTGTTATACCGAGATAGTCTTACAGGAATTTGGAATTTAAATAAATTTTGTAAAGAAGCTATTAAGAGTTTAAGAAGTGCAGAAAGTGGTTCATATGTGATTGTTTATTTAGATATAAAACAATTTCGAATGATTAATGACACTTTAGGTTTTTCAGAAGGAGATGAAATACTTTGTGCACTAGCTAAAGCTTTACAAGATTCTGTATCTTTTGAAGAATCTTGTGCTCGCGTTTCTGCAGACCAATTTGTTATGTTATTAAAATACGATAGTTGGGAGTGCTTAGAAGAACGTCTCTTCAAGATTGATAATCAATTAAATGGTTGGGTAGAAAAAATGAGAAAAACTTACCAACTTATTCTTGTATTTGGTGTATATATGGTAGATGAAGTTGAAAAACATGATATATCTCTCATGCTTGACCTAGCAAATTATGCAAGAAGAAATACAGAAATAACTCACAAAAGTTGTGTTGTACTTTATGATATGACTATGAGAGAGGAAGGGTTACATCAAAGAAACTTAACAGATAGAATGCAAATAGCCTTAGAACATGGAGAGTTTGTTCCATACTTTCAACCAAAAGTAGATATGAATACAAATAAATTGGTAGGAAGTGAAGCATTGGTAAGATGGAATTATCCACATAAAGGTATAATAAGTCCTGCAAAATTCATTCCTTATTTTGAAAAAAATGGATTTGTGGTAGAAATTGACTTTTATATCTATGAAGAAGTCTGCAAAATGTTAAAGAGATGGATGGATTTGGGATTAAATATTAGTCCAGTATCCTGTAATTTTTCCAGAATTCATTTTAATAATGAAAGCTTCTCAGAAAAATTGATAGAAATAGCGGATTCCTATAAAATACCTCACAAATACCTTGAAATAGAAGTCACAGAAAGTATTTTTGTTGAAAATCTCAATCAGATTTTGAGTCATTTTAATCAACTAAGAGAATCAGAATTTCCTATTTCTATAGATGATTTTGGTTCTGGATATTCCTCTCTTGGCTTATTACAACAATTTTCTGTTGATATAATTAAGTTGGACCGTACATTTATACAAAAAGGAATGCATGGTAGTCGTGAACAAGCTGTCGTGCGTGGAGTGGTAAATATGGCAAAAGAATTAAATATGAAAGTTATATGTGAAGGGGTAGAAAGTATAGAACAAGTGAGAATACTAAAAAAAATTGGATGTTATTTGGCACAAGGATATTTTTATGCAAAGCCAATGCCACAAGATGATTTTGAGCAATTATTAAAAAATCCTGTGCTTAAAATTAAATCAAATGTTTAA
- a CDS encoding helix-turn-helix transcriptional regulator has protein sequence MIEKIKNMLKNHNHDIYISPHKLLRPYIAHYTITFPDKNSIENLTLIPDASGCIVFEFSKKGITSKFWGATTKTIIVKNDIENVLFRVFVEFLPCGVYYLTGFPQIESADLIIPVKDFNTQLDFETNSIFEKSNTLKELIEQFDRLFLSYLFKSNIKDLTIPILIDARKQNSIMSVKNIAQISCYSERHLNRIFNNSLGMSVKTYLRLLRINTVLQEIQSNNISFTTLAQNIGYYDQSHFINDFKSICGVNPTTYIKNLSDFYNEKYKF, from the coding sequence ATGATAGAAAAAATTAAAAACATGCTAAAAAATCACAATCATGATATATATATTTCACCACACAAATTATTAAGACCATATATAGCTCACTATACAATAACTTTTCCAGATAAAAATTCTATAGAAAACCTGACATTGATACCTGATGCCAGTGGATGTATCGTATTTGAATTTAGTAAAAAAGGTATAACTAGCAAATTTTGGGGTGCTACAACAAAAACTATTATTGTAAAAAATGATATAGAAAATGTACTATTTAGAGTATTTGTTGAATTTCTTCCATGTGGAGTATACTATTTAACAGGTTTTCCTCAGATAGAATCAGCCGATTTAATAATCCCTGTTAAAGACTTTAACACTCAACTTGATTTCGAAACTAATTCTATCTTTGAAAAGTCCAATACTCTTAAAGAACTCATTGAACAATTCGATAGGTTATTTTTATCGTACTTATTTAAATCTAATATAAAAGATTTAACAATACCAATTCTTATAGATGCTAGGAAACAAAACTCTATTATGTCTGTTAAAAATATTGCTCAAATTAGTTGTTATAGTGAACGCCATTTAAATAGGATTTTTAATAATTCTCTTGGTATGAGTGTTAAGACATACCTTAGATTATTACGTATAAATACAGTACTACAAGAAATACAAAGTAATAATATATCATTTACAACTTTAGCTCAAAATATAGGTTATTATGACCAATCTCACTTTATAAATGATTTTAAATCTATTTGTGGTGTTAATCCAACAACCTATATAAAAAATTTGTCTGATTTTTACAATGAGAAATATAAATTTTAA
- a CDS encoding DUF3795 domain-containing protein encodes MIESRCGILCCECKYKEDVNCAGCTNIDKPFWSEECPVKSCCENKNLTHCGLCDTFPCEILTQFAYDKKQGDDGKRISQCEKWASLAL; translated from the coding sequence ATGATAGAATCAAGATGTGGAATTTTGTGTTGTGAATGTAAGTATAAGGAAGATGTAAATTGCGCTGGATGTACAAATATTGATAAACCTTTTTGGTCTGAAGAATGTCCTGTAAAATCATGTTGTGAGAATAAAAATCTTACACATTGTGGCCTATGTGACACATTTCCATGTGAAATATTAACTCAATTTGCATATGATAAAAAACAAGGTGATGATGGAAAAAGAATTTCTCAATGTGAAAAATGGGCTTCTCTAGCTTTATAA
- a CDS encoding cold-shock protein, which produces MNNGIVKWFNNEKGFGFITVEGGDDVFAHFSAIQTSGFKSLEEGQKVSFDIVKGARGQQAENITIL; this is translated from the coding sequence ATGAATAATGGAATAGTGAAATGGTTTAACAACGAAAAAGGATTTGGTTTTATAACAGTAGAAGGTGGAGATGATGTATTTGCTCATTTCTCAGCTATACAAACTTCAGGATTTAAATCATTAGAAGAAGGTCAAAAAGTAAGCTTTGATATAGTTAAAGGTGCTAGAGGTCAGCAAGCAGAAAACATAACTATATTATAA
- a CDS encoding radical SAM protein produces MSGFSYKDIYIEDGKRVLEVNILPEKYCNFDCIFCPIGRSYNKVDTLQSFDKMDDSLRELESIIEKHKAELVFINSKGESLLNDKICDVIELVKRKRVPVRLLSNGYLLGKDEYIEIANMCDEVIGEIKTISEKDFQKIQRPIIGYTLEEYISNMILFNKQYKGKFILEVTIIKEYNDNEESINKIKSIIYELSPDKVIVERMNDEKFKQKFDISSEKFDKISKTLLNF; encoded by the coding sequence ATGAGTGGTTTTAGTTATAAAGATATTTATATTGAGGATGGAAAAAGAGTATTAGAAGTAAATATACTTCCTGAAAAGTATTGTAACTTTGATTGTATATTCTGTCCTATTGGAAGGTCATATAATAAAGTGGATACACTTCAATCATTTGACAAGATGGATGACTCACTTAGAGAATTAGAAAGTATAATAGAAAAGCATAAGGCAGAACTAGTTTTCATTAATTCAAAAGGAGAATCACTATTGAATGATAAAATTTGTGATGTAATCGAGTTAGTAAAGCGCAAAAGAGTGCCTGTACGATTACTTTCTAATGGATATTTATTAGGTAAAGACGAATATATAGAAATAGCCAATATGTGTGATGAAGTCATTGGAGAGATAAAAACAATATCGGAAAAAGATTTTCAAAAAATTCAGAGACCAATTATAGGATATACTCTAGAAGAATATATTTCAAATATGATTTTATTTAATAAACAGTATAAAGGAAAATTTATTTTAGAAGTAACAATTATAAAGGAATATAATGATAATGAGGAATCTATTAATAAGATAAAAAGTATTATTTATGAATTATCTCCAGATAAAGTAATTGTTGAAAGAATGAACGATGAAAAATTTAAGCAAAAATTTGATATATCTAGTGAAAAATTTGATAAAATTTCAAAAACGTTATTAAACTTTTGA
- a CDS encoding B3/4 domain-containing protein gives MKKFVVEDEFWNLFPSSKIGVVICKDIDNSIKDKEEYKEMILQGEKEVLKHLKDLEFSNNQVIKVWREAFKKFKTKKGARSSIEALLKRVHNGNHIATINPLVDIYNSISLKYALPCGGEDIDKFMGDIRLTRAVGNEEFIPLGTEENSSPYEGEIVYKDNEGAICRCWNWREAVRTMLTENTNNAFLCIELVDESRFEEFENALNYLAKTVQENLGGTCKISILDINNKEVSIN, from the coding sequence ATGAAAAAATTTGTTGTTGAGGATGAGTTTTGGAACCTATTTCCTAGTTCAAAGATAGGAGTTGTTATTTGTAAGGACATAGACAACTCTATAAAGGATAAAGAAGAATACAAGGAAATGATTTTGCAGGGAGAAAAAGAGGTATTAAAACACTTGAAGGATTTAGAATTTAGCAATAACCAAGTAATTAAAGTATGGAGAGAAGCATTCAAAAAATTTAAAACGAAAAAAGGAGCAAGGTCATCTATTGAGGCATTGCTAAAAAGAGTTCATAATGGAAATCATATAGCAACTATTAACCCCTTAGTGGATATTTACAATTCTATTTCGCTAAAATATGCATTGCCTTGTGGTGGAGAAGACATAGACAAATTTATGGGAGATATTAGGTTGACTAGAGCAGTTGGAAATGAAGAATTTATACCATTAGGAACAGAAGAAAACTCATCTCCATATGAAGGTGAGATAGTCTATAAAGATAATGAAGGTGCAATTTGTAGATGTTGGAATTGGCGTGAAGCAGTGAGGACAATGCTTACTGAAAATACAAATAATGCATTTTTATGTATTGAATTAGTAGATGAAAGTAGATTTGAAGAATTTGAGAATGCCTTGAATTATTTGGCGAAAACAGTTCAAGAAAATTTAGGTGGAACATGTAAAATTTCAATTTTAGATATTAATAATAAAGAAGTATCAATAAATTAA
- a CDS encoding 1-acyl-sn-glycerol-3-phosphate acyltransferase — protein MNNYLKFATYQLIGFTSSIPKLIKIKKNPDKFSLKEKFEFMQKQAKKSLDIVNIDLNILGKETLPKEPILFVVNHSSMLDSFILAASVERPIGCVIADEPVWRNIPIFKEWAKLLRCVYVNRKNNREGIKSIAEASQNILTGQSMAVFPEGDLTWIKEPNSLVSDFRSGALKIAYKAKCPIVPLVIKNSKDTYEGYQPIGKINSVLVEVEFLEPIYDHIENPRLKSSVLGENIKKNMINKIESFRKTNKNF, from the coding sequence ATGAATAATTACTTAAAATTTGCTACATATCAGCTCATAGGCTTTACATCTTCTATACCTAAACTTATAAAAATCAAAAAAAATCCAGATAAATTTAGCTTAAAAGAAAAATTTGAATTTATGCAAAAACAAGCTAAAAAATCTTTAGATATAGTAAATATAGACCTTAATATACTTGGCAAAGAAACATTACCAAAAGAACCAATCTTATTTGTTGTAAATCATTCAAGTATGCTTGATAGTTTTATACTAGCAGCAAGTGTAGAAAGACCAATTGGATGTGTAATTGCAGATGAGCCAGTTTGGAGAAATATACCTATATTTAAAGAATGGGCGAAGTTGTTACGATGTGTATATGTAAACAGAAAAAATAATAGAGAAGGGATTAAAAGTATTGCTGAAGCCTCACAAAATATACTTACAGGTCAGAGTATGGCAGTGTTTCCAGAAGGAGATTTAACCTGGATTAAAGAACCAAATTCTCTAGTATCAGATTTTAGAAGTGGAGCCTTAAAAATAGCATATAAAGCAAAGTGTCCTATTGTTCCATTAGTCATAAAAAATTCAAAAGATACTTATGAAGGATATCAACCTATTGGTAAAATTAACTCTGTTCTTGTTGAAGTTGAATTCCTAGAACCAATTTATGACCATATTGAAAATCCTAGACTAAAATCTTCTGTATTAGGAGAAAATATTAAAAAAAATATGATAAACAAAATAGAAAGTTTTAGAAAAACAAATAAAAACTTTTAA
- a CDS encoding transcriptional regulator: MAKNTKQTTVHIDETLLKEVKRIGINENKSISQIINESIIDYVLVYRENEDKEKNEHDKNLNDTINAFKREEEKRVEAKSAARAIAEAKKRVLY; this comes from the coding sequence ATGGCAAAAAATACAAAACAAACAACAGTTCACATTGATGAAACATTACTTAAAGAAGTTAAAAGAATAGGAATTAATGAAAATAAAAGTATATCTCAAATAATAAATGAATCAATAATAGATTATGTATTAGTTTACAGAGAAAACGAAGACAAAGAAAAAAATGAACACGATAAAAATTTAAATGATACAATAAATGCTTTTAAAAGAGAGGAAGAAAAAAGAGTTGAGGCAAAAAGTGCTGCTAGAGCTATAGCAGAAGCAAAAAAACGAGTTCTCTACTAA
- a CDS encoding hydantoinase/oxoprolinase family protein, giving the protein MYRVGIDVGGTNTDACILDKELKVIHSVKVATTKDVETGVYNALKKVIDESKIDHSLIKYAMLGTTHCTNAIVERKRLNNVAMIRIGKPATTAILPFIDWPEDLREKIELDSILISGGYEFDGRKINELCKDEVVDFCNKIKGKVESVAISGVFAPVNKQQEEEVAKWVREILGDIPISLSNEIGNIGILERENGAILNSALSRVGKAVSLGFEKALKDLGIDAEIYFSQNDGTLMNLEYTMKYPIFTIGCGITNSIRGASFLSKVKNAIVLDVGGTTSDLGVLYNGFPRESSIPVTIGGVHTNFRMPDVLTIGLAGGTCVKGEKDNIKIGPESVGYRITEDAIIFGGDTLTLSDVVTKLGMAFEDRKNNVENLDKDYCDEVYKKVILKLEDAVDQMKTSQNDVELVLTGGGSIIVPEKLKGISDVIRPPHYTAANAIGAALGQISGDVEKVYSLDKMSREDAIEDAKQEAINKALKAGAKKDTIEVLNIEDVPLAYLPGNALLIKVKVVGDLI; this is encoded by the coding sequence ATGTATCGTGTAGGAATTGACGTTGGAGGAACAAATACAGATGCTTGTATACTGGATAAGGAATTAAAAGTAATCCATTCAGTTAAAGTAGCAACTACAAAAGATGTTGAAACTGGTGTTTATAATGCCTTAAAAAAAGTTATAGATGAAAGTAAAATTGACCATTCATTAATAAAATATGCTATGCTTGGTACAACTCACTGTACAAATGCAATAGTAGAAAGAAAAAGACTTAATAATGTAGCAATGATAAGAATTGGAAAACCAGCAACCACTGCTATTTTACCATTTATAGATTGGCCAGAAGATTTAAGAGAAAAAATAGAATTAGATTCAATATTGATATCTGGTGGTTATGAGTTTGATGGAAGAAAGATAAATGAACTTTGTAAAGATGAAGTTGTAGATTTTTGCAATAAGATAAAAGGCAAGGTAGAAAGTGTTGCAATAAGTGGAGTATTTGCTCCTGTAAATAAGCAACAAGAAGAAGAAGTTGCAAAATGGGTTAGAGAGATTCTTGGTGATATTCCAATATCCTTATCAAATGAAATAGGTAATATAGGTATACTGGAAAGAGAAAACGGAGCAATTTTAAACTCTGCATTGTCTAGAGTAGGTAAGGCTGTTTCTTTAGGATTTGAAAAAGCATTGAAAGATTTAGGAATAGATGCAGAAATATATTTTAGTCAAAATGATGGAACATTAATGAATTTGGAGTACACAATGAAGTATCCTATTTTCACAATTGGATGTGGAATAACAAATTCTATAAGGGGAGCGTCTTTCTTATCAAAAGTAAAAAATGCAATAGTACTAGATGTTGGGGGAACTACGAGTGATTTAGGTGTATTATACAATGGATTTCCTAGAGAATCTTCAATTCCTGTTACAATTGGAGGAGTACATACGAACTTTAGAATGCCTGATGTTTTAACTATTGGACTTGCTGGAGGAACTTGTGTAAAAGGCGAAAAAGACAATATAAAAATAGGTCCTGAGAGTGTAGGGTATAGAATAACTGAAGATGCAATAATATTTGGTGGTGATACTTTAACTTTATCAGATGTTGTTACAAAGTTAGGCATGGCATTTGAGGATAGAAAAAATAATGTTGAAAATTTAGATAAAGATTATTGTGATGAGGTATATAAAAAAGTAATTTTAAAACTAGAAGATGCTGTAGACCAAATGAAGACTAGCCAAAATGATGTTGAATTAGTTTTAACTGGTGGAGGAAGTATAATTGTTCCAGAAAAACTAAAAGGTATAAGTGATGTTATAAGACCTCCTCATTATACTGCAGCAAATGCTATTGGTGCAGCTTTAGGGCAAATAAGTGGGGATGTAGAAAAAGTGTACAGCTTAGATAAAATGTCTAGAGAAGATGCTATAGAAGACGCAAAACAAGAAGCCATAAACAAAGCTTTAAAAGCAGGTGCTAAAAAGGATACTATAGAAGTATTAAATATAGAAGATGTTCCACTTGCATATCTTCCAGGTAATGCACTCCTTATAAAAGTGAAAGTTGTTGGAGATTTGATATAA
- a CDS encoding DUF917 domain-containing protein produces MRFLTEESVDKIAVGAAVLGTGGGGDPYIGKLVAKQAIKKYGPVKVISLDELEDDALVVPVSGMGSPVITIEKLLSEVELTTPLEIMEKLLNRKVDVIIPIEIGGINSLMPIAVAAKKGLPILDADSMGRAFPEAQMVTFYLEGYEASPAVMADEKGNSAILYPVDGIWSERLARTLTVEMGGSSSISDYNLSGAQVKKAAIGNTLTIAETIGGFLLENKSDSKGAIENILKELKGYKLFEGKVVDIKRELKGGFTRGHAFFAGINGYDGEYSVLFQNENLIAKKGSTPLCITPDLIAILDLETGFPITTERIKYGSRVMVVAFPCNEKWRTKKGIETVGPEYFGYDVEYKTVEELQGK; encoded by the coding sequence ATGAGATTTTTAACAGAAGAAAGCGTGGATAAAATAGCAGTTGGCGCAGCAGTGCTTGGAACAGGAGGTGGAGGAGACCCATACATAGGTAAATTAGTTGCAAAACAAGCAATTAAAAAGTATGGGCCTGTAAAAGTGATTAGTTTAGATGAGCTAGAGGATGATGCTTTAGTAGTACCAGTATCTGGTATGGGTTCCCCTGTAATTACAATAGAAAAATTACTTTCTGAAGTGGAATTAACTACTCCTTTAGAGATAATGGAAAAATTATTGAATAGAAAAGTTGATGTTATAATTCCTATAGAAATAGGAGGAATAAATTCACTTATGCCAATAGCAGTTGCTGCAAAAAAAGGGCTTCCTATTTTGGATGCAGATTCTATGGGTAGAGCGTTTCCGGAAGCTCAAATGGTAACTTTTTATCTTGAAGGATATGAAGCATCACCTGCTGTAATGGCTGATGAAAAGGGTAATTCAGCCATCCTTTATCCTGTTGATGGAATTTGGTCAGAAAGATTGGCTAGAACTTTAACAGTAGAAATGGGAGGAAGTTCTTCTATTAGTGACTATAATTTAAGTGGAGCTCAAGTTAAAAAAGCTGCGATAGGAAATACCTTGACTATAGCTGAAACTATAGGAGGATTTTTACTTGAGAATAAGTCAGACTCAAAAGGTGCTATTGAAAATATATTGAAAGAATTAAAAGGGTATAAATTATTTGAAGGAAAAGTAGTTGATATTAAAAGAGAGTTAAAAGGTGGTTTTACTAGAGGGCATGCATTCTTCGCTGGAATTAATGGATATGATGGAGAATACTCTGTACTATTTCAAAATGAAAATCTAATTGCAAAAAAAGGTAGTACACCACTTTGTATTACGCCAGATTTAATAGCAATATTAGATTTAGAAACTGGATTCCCAATAACTACAGAAAGAATAAAATATGGTTCTCGTGTGATGGTAGTAGCTTTTCCTTGTAATGAAAAATGGAGAACTAAAAAAGGAATTGAGACAGTTGGACCTGAATACTTTGGATATGATGTAGAGTATAAAACAGTAGAAGAATTACAAGGAAAATAA